One genomic segment of Coffea arabica cultivar ET-39 chromosome 6e, Coffea Arabica ET-39 HiFi, whole genome shotgun sequence includes these proteins:
- the LOC113695470 gene encoding pentatricopeptide repeat-containing protein At5g42450, mitochondrial-like — protein sequence MKPATCNRWFICLPNYKFSKTRNAAQISTQAPLIKTQKVHVHASPLGGSAIELTRAHSRCEPIASLDAPKLFDELSHCDVVSATSRLCRLAKQNHHKEAVCYFSRMLELDIKPNEFTFGTVIHSSIVLNDLLLGKQLHACATKIGLSSNVFVSSTILDLYVKLSRIEEAQKAFKETDKPNVVSYTTLISGYLKEERFDEAVMLFQKIPEKNVLSWNAMISGCSQTGNNEEAVNLFVRMLREGLLPSESSFPCAIMAAANIAALGMGRSFHACALKFLGSKLGVFVGNSLVSFYAKCGSMGESRLAFDKLPRKSVVSWNAVICGYAQNGKGKEAIDVYQRMKSSGVRPNSVTLLGLLLACNHVGLVEEGYSYFNQARLQEPSMLQAEHYACVVDLMSRAGRFQEAIKFIADLPFDPGIGFWKAILGGCRIHSNMELGEFAASKILALDPGDVSSFLMLSNAHSAAGRWQCVSRIRHEMNEKGLNRVPGCSWIEIKSKVHVFVTGEYWGHAQRDEIHDVLTLTITEIQDIDLVM from the coding sequence ATGAAACCAGCAACATGTAATAGATGGTTCATTTGTTTGCCCAACTACAAATTCTCCAAGACCAGAAATGCAGCCCAAATTTCAACTCAAGCTCCCCTGATTAAAACCCAAAAGGTTCATGTACATGCTTCACCACTAGGAGGCTCGGCTATTGAACTCACACGCGCCCATTCTCGTTGTGAGCCTATTGCATCGCTGGACGCACCTAAACTGTTTGACGAATTGTCCCACTGCGACGTTGTGTCTGCGACTTCCCGCCTTTGTCGTTTGGCCAAACAGAACCACCATAAGGAAGCTGTATGTTACTTCTCAAGAATGCTTGAACTGGATATTAAGCCGAATGAGTTCACATTCGGCACTGTGATTCACTCATCTATTGTTCTGAACGACCTCCTTCTAGGCAAGCAGCTTCATGCTTGTGCGACGAAAATAGGTCTCAGTTCGAACGTGTTTGTTAGTAGCACGATTCTTGATCTTTACGTAAAATTAAGTCGTATCGAGGAAGCCCAAAAGGCTTTTAAGGAAACTGATAAGCCTAATGTGGTTTCGTACACAACATTGATTTCTGGCTACCTTAAAGAAGAGAGGTTTGATGAAGCCGTGATGCTTTTCCAGAAAATTCCCGAGAAAAATGTCCTGTCTTGGAATGCTATGATTAGTGGGTGTAGCCAAACAGGGAATAATGAAGAGGCTGTGAATCTTTTCGTGCGAATGTTGAGAGAAGGGCTTTTGCCTAGTGAGTCTAGCTTTCCCTGTGCTATTATGGCAGCTGCGAATATAGCTGcacttggaatgggaaggagCTTCCATGCTTGTGCCTTAAAGTTCTTAGGCAGCAAGCTTGGCGTATTTGTTGGCAATTCTCTGGTTAGCTTTTACGCCAAATGTGGGAGCATGGGGGAAAGTCGCTTGGCCTTCGATAAACTTCCTAGAAAGAGTGTTGTTTCTTGGAACGCCGTGATATGTGGCTATGCACAAAATGGAAAAGGGAAGGAGGCAATAGATGTTTACCAGAGAATGAAATCCAGTGGTGTCCGGCCAAATAGCGTTACTCTCCTTGGTTTGCTGTTGGCGTGTAATCACGTTGGCCTAGTTGAGGAAGGCTACTCGTATTTCAATCAGGCTAGACTTCAAGAACCTAGCATGCTACAGGCAGAGCACTATGCTTGTGTGGTGGATCTAATGTCACGTGCAGGGCGGTTTCAGGAAGCAATTAAGTTTATCGCTGATTTGCCTTTTGACCCTGGCATTGGATTCTGGAAGGCTATACTGGGAGGATGCCGGATTCACTCAAATATGGAACTAGGAGAATTTGCGGCAAGTAAGATACTGGCATTAGATCCTGGGGATGTATCATCCTTCCTGATGCTTTCCAATGCACATTCTGCTGCCGGAAGATGGCAGTGTGTGTCCAGAATAAGGCATGAGATGAATGAGAAAGGGTTGAATAGGGTTCCCGGTTGCAGTTGGATTGAAATAAAAAGCAAAGTTCATGTGTTTGTTACTGGGGAATATTGGGGGCATGCCCAACGAGATGAGATACATGACGTCTTGACGTTAACAATCACGGAAATTCAAGATATCGATTTGGTTATGTAA
- the LOC113696180 gene encoding diaminopimelate epimerase, chloroplastic-like isoform X2: protein MAIAAAKLLPAAAAVSKGRSLSSPCSVSYSTLYRLSSSSSSSSSSAALQLDSLKFVVSSKFRNPSSLRICSAASSSSMSIQAPPEITSAASFLERKESGILHFVKYQGLGNDFILVDNRDSHEPRITPEQAVKLCDRNFGIGADGVIFAMPGINGTDYTMRIFNSDGSEPEMCGNGIRCFARFIAELENLQGKQSFTIHTGAGLIVPEIQEDGQVRVDMGEPILKASDVPTKLQPNKGQSVVKSKLEVDGVSWNVTCVSMGNPHCVTFGTEVSKNLQVDELNLAEIGPKFEHHVMFPARTNTGATLACGTGACSVVVAAVLEGHAGRSCTVDLPGGPLEIEWKEENNHIYMTGPAEVVFYGSVPL from the exons ATGGCGATAGCCGCCGCCAAATTGCTGCCTGCCGCCGCCGCCGTCTCGAAAGGCCGCAGCCTGTCTTCTCCTTGTTCTGTTAGTTACAGTACATTATACCGTttgtcctcttcttcttcttcatcgtCATCTTCAGCTGCTCTACAGCTAGACAGTCTCAAATTCGTTGTGAGTAGCAAGTTTCGAAACCCTAGCTCTCTTCGCATTTGCTCTGCTGCTTCTTCGTCTTCAATGAGTATTCAGGCTCCTCCGGAGATAACTTCCGCAGCTTCTTTCCTTGAACGTAAGGAAAGTGGTATCCTCCATTTCGTCAAGTACCAGGGCCTCGGAAACGATTTCATACTG GTTGATAATCGAGATTCACACGAACCCAGAATAACTCCAGAGCAAGCAGTAAAATTATGTGATcgtaactttgggattggtgCTGATGGAGTCATATTCGCAATGCCAGGAATCAATGGTACTGATTACACCATGCGGATTTTTAACTCGGATGGTAGTGAGCCGGAG ATGTGTGGCAACGGCATTAGATGCTTTGCTAGATTTATTGCAGAGCTTGAAAATTTACAAGGGAAGCAAAG CTTCACCATCCATACTGGTGCTGGCCTAATCGTTCCTGAAATTCAAGAAGATGGACAG GTTAGAGTTGACATGGGTGAGCCGATTCTGAAGGCATCAGATGTTCCCACAAAATTGCAGCCAAACAAAGGTCAATCTGTAGTCAAATCTAAGCTAGAAGTGGATGGGGTATCCTGGAATGTAACATGTGTCAGTATGGGAAATCCTCACTGTGTCACTTTTGGTACAGAAGTGAGCAAG AATTTGCAAGTTGATGAACTAAACTTAGCAGAAATTGGCCCGAAGTTTGAGCATCATGTCATGTTTCCTGCACGAACCAACACGG GTGCCACACTAGCATGTGGAACTGGAGCTTGTTCAGTTGTTGTTGCGGCCGTTCTCGAGGGTCATGCTGGGAGG AGTTGTACGGTTGATTTGCCTGGAGGTCCACTGGAAATTGAATGGAAAGAGGAAAACAACCACATCTACATGACAGGCCCAGCAGAGGTGGTTTTTTATGGATCTGTTCCCCTGTAA
- the LOC113696179 gene encoding kinesin-like protein KIN-5B → MMSRTPDQLRKVGTGLSAPSPQPFLTPRPERRMPRLDSRASTHEWNSNRPDKDTNNNKEVNIQVLLRCRPLCDDELKMNVAKAVTCNESKREVTILQNVASKQVDRVFTFDKVFGPKAQQRSIYDQAISPIVNDVLEGFNCTVFAYGQTGTGKTYTMEGGMRNKGGDLPAEAGVIPRAVRHIFDSLEAQNADYNMKVTFLELYNEEITDLLATEDFSKPLEERQKRPISLMEDGRGCVVVRGLEEETVYSANEIYNLLERGAARRRTADTLLNKRSSRSHSVFSITIHVKESAIGDEELIKCGKLNLVDLAGSENISRSGVREGRAREAGEINKSLLTLGRVINALVEHSVHVPYRDSKLTRILRDSLGGKTKTCIIATISPSAHCLEETLGTLDYAYRAKNIKNKPEANQKMLKAVLLRDLYLEVERMKEDVRAARERNGVYIPHERFLQDEAEKKARNEKMEQLEIDLNISEKQVTKFRELYLTEQEENLNVQSELKDCKLNLERQSTELQDLQEKYNIATIKLKEKEFMISKLQHSESCLTDCAKELRVNLLHASEDIAALFAKLEKKDRLEAENQSLLLTFGSRLDQSLKDLHKTILGSVGEQQEQLGSMEEHICSFLASKCDVAQVMESKIKRMTETYTSGTEALREFADALQMKASSDMQQMNSMILSQATEVKNFLGTAILEAKDIILDIQRSVDEQRQLVAFSVQQREEGLHRSLISAQEISRATLKFFTDISYHASELMKVLEESKIDKFHEFQSFERSFKEDALRDEELAMEKIAAILASLRAKRTDMVSDASRKFEDSCLQENKKFLKVLSNVQLVSSKAEKELDQYVEKVKSSYTEDTFISAQSRATTEDFLLECANKMECISQHQQNAQLGINSLINSGLAEIESVARERINGNCAAHQQLVSTSSSTDAQYEAQRQDLLVSAKDSLMLDHQNKNQMQCMSKICSDTLDTLRENHGVRISDIRKRLEQGLQKDYLVDQNTDYVPEKRKIEIPSVTFIEEMRTAATLESKRKIGSDGNKTQQQLGGKRLEMSSNRTPFGDVN, encoded by the exons ATGATGTCGAGGACACCGGACCAATTACGGAAGGTGGGGACAGGACTATCAGCACCATCCCCGCAACCCTTCCTCACCCCCAGACCAGAGAGGCGAATGCCGAGGCTTGATTCCAGAGCTTCTACTCACGAATGGAATTCCAATCGTCCAGACAAAGATACAAACAACAATAAGGAGGTCAATATTCAAGTGCTCCTTCGATGCAG GCCGTTGTGCGACGATGAGTTAAAAATGAATGTGGCCAAGGCAGTAACCTGTAATGAGAGTAAAAGAGAAGTCactattttgcaaaatgtggCCAGCAAGCAAGTAGATAGGGTTTTCACTTTTGACAAG GTTTTTGGGCCAAAAGCACAGCAAAGATCAATATATGATCAAGCTATTTCCCCAATTGTTAATGATGTTCTTGAGGGGTTCAATTGCACTGTCTTTGCATATGGACAGACAGGAACAGGTAAAACCTATACAATGGAGGGAGGAATGAGAAACAAG GGCGGTGATTTGCCTGCTGAGGCGGGTGTTATTCCAAGAGCAGTTCGACATATCTTTGATTCCCTTGAAGCTCAAAATGCTGACTATAATATGAAAGTTACCTTTCTGGAACTGTATAATGAGGAAATAACTGATCTACTAGCTACAGAGGACTTCTCTAAACCTCTGGAAGAGAGACAAAAGAGGCCCATCTCCCTGATGGAGGATGGGAGAGGTTGTGTTGTTGTAAGAGGACTGGAAGAAGAAACTGTATACAGTGCGAACGAGATTTATAACCTTTTGGAACGAGGGGCTGCTAGGAGGCGCACAGCAGATACATTGTTGAATAAGCGTAGCAG CCGTTCTCATTCTGTATTTAGCATTACCATTCATGTAAAAGAATCTgctattggagatgaagagCTTATTAAATGCGGCAAGCTCAATCTTGTAGATTTGGCCGGATCAGAGAATATTTCTCGTTCAGGTGTCCGAGAG GGGCGTGCGCGAGAAGCTGGAGAAATAAACAAAAGCTTGCTGACATTAGGTCGGGTCATAAATGCACTGGTGGAGCATTCTGTTCATGTACCTTACAG GGATAGTAAGCTGACAAGGATCTTAAGAGATTCACTGGGAGGCAAAACGAAGACTTGTATTATTGCAACGATCTCTCCATCTGCTCATTGTTTGGAAGAAACTTTAGGCACACTAGACTATGCTTATCGTGCTAAAAACATAAAGAACAAGCCAGAG GCAAATCAAAAGATGCTGAAGGCTGTGTTGCTTAGAGATCTGTACTTGGAAGTGGAGAGAATGAAAGAAG ATGTTAGAGCTGCAAGGGAACGAAATGGGGTTTACATTCCACATGAAAGATTTCTTCAAGATGAAGCTGAAAAGAAG GCAAGAAATGAGAAGATGGAGCAATTAGAGATTGATCTAAACATCAGTGAGAAG CAAGTTACAAAGTTCCGGGAGTTATATCTCACTGAGCAAGAAGAGAACTTGAATGTTCAAAGTGAGCTCAAGGATTGTAAG TTAAATCTTGAAAGACAGAGCACGGAATTGCAAGATCTACAGGAGAAGTACAACATAGCTACTATCAAGTTGAAGGAGAAGGAGTTTATGATATCCAAACTACAACATTCAG AAAGCTGTTTAACTGATTGTGCCAAGGAGCTGCGTGTCAATTTGCTGCATGCATCAGAAGATATTGCTGCTCTGTTTGCAAAACTAG AAAAGAAGGATAGATTGGAAGCAGAAAATCAAAGTTTGCTTCTTACGTTTGGTTCACGGCTTGACCAAAGCTTAAAGGACCTACATAAAACCATTCTTGGGTCAGTAGGTGAGCAACAAGAACAACTCGGAAGCATGGAAGAGCACATCTGCTCATTTCTTGCAAGCAAATGTGAT GTGGCCCAGGTTATGGAATCAAAAATCAAGAGAATGACAGAGACTTATACTTCAGGAAcggaagctttgagagaatttgcTGATGCCCTGCAGATGAAAGCTTCTTCTGATATGCAGCAGATGAATTCTATGATATTATCTCAAGCAACTGAAGTGAAGAAT TTCCTTGGAACTGCAATTTTAGAGGCCAAGGATATTATTTTAGACATTCAAAGATCTGTTGATGAGCAAAGACAACTAGTAGCTTTCTCTGTCCAGCAACGAGAAGAG GGATTACATCGAAGTCTGATATCAGCacaagaaatttcgagggcaaCACTTAAATTTTTCACTGATATTAGTTATCATGCTTCTGAACTgatgaaagttcttgaagaaaGCAAAATTGATAAATTCCATGAGTTTCAAAGTTTTGAAAGGAGCTTCAAG GAGGATGCACTTCGAGATGAAGAATTGGCTATGGAAAAAATTGCAGCAATACTAGCAAGTCTGAGAGCCAAGAGAACTGATATG gTGTCTGATGCCTCAAGAAAATTTGAGGATTCATGTTTACAAGAGAATAAGAAATTTCTCAAAGTGCTGTCCAATGTACAGTTGGTTTCAAGTAAAGCAGAGAAGGAGTTAGATCAATATGTGGAGAAGGTGAAGTCCAGTTATACGGAGGACACGTTCATCTCAGCACAGAGTAGAGCAACAACGGAAGATTTCCTGCTGGAATG TGCAAATAAGATGGAATGCATCAGTCAGCATCAGCAAAATGCACAGTTAGGCATCAATAGTCTAATAAATTCGGGTCTTGCAGAGATAGAGTCGGTTGCTCG GGAAAGAATCAACGGAAATTGCGCAGCACATCAACAACTCGTATCAACTTCCTCATCTACTGATGCACAATATGAAGCCCAGCGCCAAGATTTGCTGGTCTCTGCGAAGG ATTCTTTGATGCTGGACCATCAAAACAAgaaccaaatgcaatgcatgTCAAAGATCTGCTCAGATACGCTGGATACATTGCGAGAGAACCACGGTGTCCGCATATCTGACATACGGAAAAGGCTGGAACAAGGCCTTCAAAAAGATTATTTG GTCGATCAGAACACTGACTATGTTCCTGAGAAGCGAAAGATAGAAATTCCCAGCGTCACATTCATAGAGGAAATGAGAACAGCGGCAACTTTAGAGAGTAAACGAAAAATAGGCAGTGACGGGAACAAAACTCAGCAGCAACTAGGAGGA
- the LOC113696180 gene encoding diaminopimelate epimerase, chloroplastic-like isoform X1 produces the protein MAIAAAKLLPAAAAVSKGRSLSSPCSVSYSTLYRLSSSSSSSSSSAALQLDSLKFVVSSKFRNPSSLRICSAASSSSMSIQAPPEITSAASFLERKESGILHFVKYQGLGNDFILVDNRDSHEPRITPEQAVKLCDRNFGIGADGVIFAMPGINGTDYTMRIFNSDGSEPEMCGNGIRCFARFIAELENLQGKQSFTIHTGAGLIVPEIQEDGQVRVDMGEPILKASDVPTKLQPNKGQSVVKSKLEVDGVSWNVTCVSMGNPHCVTFGTEVSKNLQVDELNLAEIGPKFEHHVMFPARTNTEFVQVFSPTHLKMRVWERGAGATLACGTGACSVVVAAVLEGHAGRSCTVDLPGGPLEIEWKEENNHIYMTGPAEVVFYGSVPL, from the exons ATGGCGATAGCCGCCGCCAAATTGCTGCCTGCCGCCGCCGCCGTCTCGAAAGGCCGCAGCCTGTCTTCTCCTTGTTCTGTTAGTTACAGTACATTATACCGTttgtcctcttcttcttcttcatcgtCATCTTCAGCTGCTCTACAGCTAGACAGTCTCAAATTCGTTGTGAGTAGCAAGTTTCGAAACCCTAGCTCTCTTCGCATTTGCTCTGCTGCTTCTTCGTCTTCAATGAGTATTCAGGCTCCTCCGGAGATAACTTCCGCAGCTTCTTTCCTTGAACGTAAGGAAAGTGGTATCCTCCATTTCGTCAAGTACCAGGGCCTCGGAAACGATTTCATACTG GTTGATAATCGAGATTCACACGAACCCAGAATAACTCCAGAGCAAGCAGTAAAATTATGTGATcgtaactttgggattggtgCTGATGGAGTCATATTCGCAATGCCAGGAATCAATGGTACTGATTACACCATGCGGATTTTTAACTCGGATGGTAGTGAGCCGGAG ATGTGTGGCAACGGCATTAGATGCTTTGCTAGATTTATTGCAGAGCTTGAAAATTTACAAGGGAAGCAAAG CTTCACCATCCATACTGGTGCTGGCCTAATCGTTCCTGAAATTCAAGAAGATGGACAG GTTAGAGTTGACATGGGTGAGCCGATTCTGAAGGCATCAGATGTTCCCACAAAATTGCAGCCAAACAAAGGTCAATCTGTAGTCAAATCTAAGCTAGAAGTGGATGGGGTATCCTGGAATGTAACATGTGTCAGTATGGGAAATCCTCACTGTGTCACTTTTGGTACAGAAGTGAGCAAG AATTTGCAAGTTGATGAACTAAACTTAGCAGAAATTGGCCCGAAGTTTGAGCATCATGTCATGTTTCCTGCACGAACCAACACGG AGTTTGTACAGGTGTTTTCTCCTACCCACCTCAAAATGCGTGTTTGGGAACGTGGGGCAG GTGCCACACTAGCATGTGGAACTGGAGCTTGTTCAGTTGTTGTTGCGGCCGTTCTCGAGGGTCATGCTGGGAGG AGTTGTACGGTTGATTTGCCTGGAGGTCCACTGGAAATTGAATGGAAAGAGGAAAACAACCACATCTACATGACAGGCCCAGCAGAGGTGGTTTTTTATGGATCTGTTCCCCTGTAA
- the LOC113694962 gene encoding F-box protein At2g39490-like: protein MEQRLDLISGLPHDVLLLIVSMIPLKEAIRTAILSNAWRSLWTPSQVKLELGSAHDRSAREKISQIIGAFSMCYDYPEKLKLCLHSVDHTKQRAEYPRFEDESFAIVTKGAQGELHFDCSGGREKWNSTEFNLILETGRVICPRFSYIKSLQLRSVTHVSGNLAADLFSGCQILESLRLEKCRGLRKIDISTNDCLKSLTIMDCSNINSIKVSAPRLEAFSYGGILPNIVQLNGTPHLNDAILNFKDGLNFSDFHCEDVLNLLSSIRDVETLTISGWLLEWLCTAGVIFGRLEFKFSKLKELVWIDSVMDARKRDSLACFLNMTPSLERLFVKIDRDCSPIPSPFFQEYWHEPHLWMGYADVKCNGPRLMYLKSIEIAGFTSKENEVLLMDLLLHKAVNLKDMIVISPDDETHSAWRVRVTPRSQLDYVLRGNQNHRFLPSPSNGYSLYVLTQCKRLGLQLRLLDD from the exons ATGGAGCAAAGACTTGATCTCATCAGCGGCTTGCCGCACGATGTTCTGCTGCTCATTGTTTCAATGATCCCCTTAAAAGAAGCAATCCGAACTGCCATCCTTTCGAATGCATGGAGAAGCTTGTGGACACCATCCCAAGTAAAATTGGAGCTGGGCTCTGCCCATGATCGGTCTGCTCGGGAGAAGATAAGCCAAATCATCGGTGCATTTTCCATGTGCTATGATTATCCCGAGAAGCTAAAACTGTGTCTTCACTCTGTCGATCACACCAAGCAAAGAGCGGAGTATCCTAGATTTGAAGACGAATCATTTGCTATCGTCACGAAAGGGGCTCAGGGAGAgctccattttgattgctccgGAGGACGAGAAAAGTGGAATAGTACTGAGTTCAATCTAATTCTTGAAACAGGTCGTGTGATTTGTCCAAGATTTTCTTATATCAAGAGTCTACAGCTTAGATCTGTCACCCACGTCTCCGGAAATCTGGCAGCTGATTTGTTCTCAGGTTGTCAGATTCTGGAAAGCTTGAGGCTTGAGAAGTGCAGGGGATTGCGGAAAATTGACATCAGCACAAACGATTGCCTTAAGAGCTTGACAATAATGGACTGCTCTAACATTAATAGCATCAAAGTTTCTGCTCCCAGACTCGAAGCCTTCTCCTACGGGGGAATTCTTCCAAATATTGTCCAGCTCAACGGCACACCACATCTAAATGATGCTATATTGAACTTCAAGGACGGGTTGAATTTCAGCGATTTTCATTGCGAGGATGTTTTGAATCTTCTATCCTCTATCAGGGATGTAGAAACGCTAACTATTAGCGGGTGGCTTCTTGAG TGGTTGTGCACTGCGGGGGTTATTTTCGGACGACTGGAATTCAAGTTCAGCAAGTTGAAGGAGTTGGTGTGGATCGACTCTGTAATGGACGCAAGGAAGCGGGATTCCTTGGCTTGCTTCTTGAACATGACGCCCAGCTTGGAGAGACTTTTTGTCAAG ATTGACAGGGATTGCAGTCCAATCCCAAGTCCATTTTTTCAAGAATATTGGCACGAGCCTCATTTGTGGATGGGTTACGCAGACGTGAAATGCAATGGTCCTCGGTTAATGTATCTGAAAAGCATTGAAATTGCGGGTTTTACGAGCAAAGAGAATGAAGTGCTGTTAATGGATCTTCTGCTTCACAAGGCAGTTAATCTCAAGGATATGATTGTGATCTCACCAGACGATGAGACTCATAGTGCTTGGAGAGTCAGAGTTACCCCTAGGAGTCAACTGGACTACGTCCTGAGGGGCAACCAAAACCACAGGTTCCTTCCTTCTCCCTCCAATGGCTACTCCCTTTACGTATTAACCCAATGCAAACGCTTGGGGCTTCAGCTTCGCCTCCTCGACGACTGA